One genomic segment of Stigmatopora argus isolate UIUO_Sarg chromosome 18, RoL_Sarg_1.0, whole genome shotgun sequence includes these proteins:
- the rsph10b gene encoding radial spoke head 10 homolog B isoform X2 gives MLQGNLNSARFPKLSPQDSDGQQDDGLQDVPLFYVLTYQKYEGETREGVFHGRGTAKFKGGHSYTGAFSMGVMHGQGVFTWADKVTYEGEFVRNMPMGQGKYAWPDGSTYEGDVWNGVRHGHGAYKSGNVMYKGQWNQSRRHGKGTVYYNQEETSWYKGNWVMNERVGWGVRCYPSGNIHFGEWKQNLRNGEGTMRWLNLGQLYVGNWHDGVQQGHGTHVWLMKRTEPGAEFRPSNQYTGDFFHGNRHGPGIFYYAGGAIYEGGWQDNKKHGKGKVTLKDGYVFEGQFLNDKMVSPFMIANQAPVLHGMGESLGPDMTVNIDCILEKFPEKNRHVEHKQVCSHLATTPLHCDLIVISFLCCHSAVQVRFLLLRYKTELRSIYRFYCRLGNPQIPGGAFLLSRMQLWRLFKDCYVHHRCASIAKLDIYIRDNPDPAEVHSPFTPIMLSRFLSCLVIVAYHIYHKDLEEERPSLGNKLTVTPNYILADCFSKLLLEDIFPNAKNVKERTIVAVDFLTKCWKLYQTYSKVNKPPRDDRTMTNRHILWIFQDLNLYDTDLTISRVIEIISAETLDPSNVSACMEIEIVFLEFYEVLLGCGEVKCQQMTGPYPKIGPSRSSSALARQWQQTLAQDRELDAWSHKIHHFFNRIFFPAVDLNFL, from the exons aTGCTACAGGGCAATTTAAATTCAGCACGATTTCCTAAACTCTCTCCACAGGACTCCGACGGGCAGCAAGACGATGGTTTGCAAGACGTCCCTTTATTCTATGTTTTAACTTATcagaa ATACGAGGGGGAAACCAGAGAAGGAGTGTTCCACGGGAGAGGAACTGCCAAGTTTAAAGGAGGACATTCTTACACG GGGGCGTTTTCCATGGGAGTTATGCACGGACAAGGTGTCTTTACGTGGGCCGACAAGGTGACGTACGAG GGAGAGTTTGTGCGCAACATGCCGATGGGCCAAGGGAAGTACGCTTGGCCAGACGGCAGCACTTATGAAGGGGACGTCTGGAATGGCGTCAGGCACGGCCATGGAGCTTACAAAAGCGGCAATGTGATGTACAAAGGGCAATGGAATCAGAGCAGAAGACACGGAAAG GGTACAGTGTATTATAACCAAGAAGAGACATCTTGGTACAAAGGCAACTGGGTGATGAATGAAAGAGTGGGATGGGGAGTGAGATG CTACCCTTCTggaaacattcattttggtGAGTGGAAGCAGAACTTGAGAAATGGAGAGGGCACCATGAGGTGGCTGAATCTGGGACAGCTCTACGTTGGGAACTGGCATGACGGAGTCCAG CAAGGCCACGGCACCCACGTGTGGCTCATGAAGCGAACGGAGCCCGGAGCGGAATTCCGTCCCAGCAATCAGTACACGGGGGATTTTTTCCATGGTAACAGGCATGGACCGGGAATCTTTTACTATGCCGGCGGGGCCATTTATGAAGGAGGATGGCAGGACAATAAGAAACATGGCAAG GGAAAAGTTACCCTCAAGGACGGCTATGTTTTTGAAGGACAATTCCTAAACGACAAGATGGTGTCTCCCTTTATGATTGCAAACCAAGCTCCTGTTCTACATG GTATGGGAGAATCTCTGGGACCAGACATGACAGTCAACATAGACTGCATCTTGGAGAAATTCCCAGAGAAAAACCGACACGTTGAGCACAAACAAGTCTGTTCCCACTTGGCAACCACGCCTTTGCATTGCGATCTAATTGTGATTTCTTTCCTGTGTTGCCATTCGGCGGTTCAGGTGAGGTTTTTACTGCTGAGGTACAAGACGGAGCTGAGATCCATCTATCGTTTCTACTGCCGACTGGGCAACCCTCAAATTCCGGGGGGCGCTTTCTTGCTGTCCCGCATGCAGCTATGGCGCTTATTCAAAGACTGTTACGTCCACCATCGCTGCGCCAGCATAGCAAAGCTCGACATTTACATTCGAG ATAATCCAGATCCAGCAGAGGTTCACTCCCCCTTCACTCCCATAATGCTCAGTCGCTTCCTTAGCTGCCTTGTGATCGTGGCCTACCACATCTACCACAAGGACTTGGAGGAAGAAAGGCCCTCCCTTGGAAACAAGCTCACAGT TACACCTAATTACATCCTGGCCGATTGCTTCTCCAAATTGCTGCTCGAGGACATTTTTCCAAACGCCAAGAACGTCAAAG AACGAACAATTGTGGCTGTGGACTTCCTAACAAAATGCTGGAAGTTATATCAGACCTACTCCAAAGTCAACAAACCCCCCAGGGATGACAGAACCATGACAAACCGCCACATATTGTGGATATTTCAG GATCTCAACCTTTACGATACCGATTTGACCATCTCCAGGGTGATAGAGATCATCTCTGCAGAGACCCTCGATCCTAGCAATGTGTCTGCTTGCATGGAAATAGAg ATTGTTTTTCTGGAATTCTATGAGGTACTTCTTGGTTGTGGGGAGGTCAAGTGTCAGCAG ATGACCGGTCCTTACCCCAAGATCGGACCGTCACGATCTTCATCAG CACTAGCTCGTCAATGGCAACAAACGCTGGCCCAAGACCGTGAACTGGATGCATGGAGTCACAAAATCCATCACTTCTTCAACCGTATCTTCTTCCCCGCTGTTGACCTTAACTTTCTGTaa
- the rsph10b gene encoding radial spoke head 10 homolog B isoform X1 produces MLQGNLNSARFPKLSPQDSDGQQDDGLQDVPLFYVLTYQKYEGETREGVFHGRGTAKFKGGHSYTGAFSMGVMHGQGVFTWADKVTYEGEFVRNMPMGQGKYAWPDGSTYEGDVWNGVRHGHGAYKSGNVMYKGQWNQSRRHGKGTVYYNQEETSWYKGNWVMNERVGWGVRCYPSGNIHFGEWKQNLRNGEGTMRWLNLGQLYVGNWHDGVQQGHGTHVWLMKRTEPGAEFRPSNQYTGDFFHGNRHGPGIFYYAGGAIYEGGWQDNKKHGKGKVTLKDGYVFEGQFLNDKMVSPFMIANQAPVLHGMGESLGPDMTVNIDCILEKFPEKNRHVEHKQVCSHLATTPLHCDLIVISFLCCHSAVQVRFLLLRYKTELRSIYRFYCRLGNPQIPGGAFLLSRMQLWRLFKDCYVHHRCASIAKLDIYIRDNPDPAEVHSPFTPIMLSRFLSCLVIVAYHIYHKDLEEERPSLGNKLTVTPNYILADCFSKLLLEDIFPNAKNVKGFLFKPPERTIVAVDFLTKCWKLYQTYSKVNKPPRDDRTMTNRHILWIFQDLNLYDTDLTISRVIEIISAETLDPSNVSACMEIEIVFLEFYEVLLGCGEVKCQQMTGPYPKIGPSRSSSALARQWQQTLAQDRELDAWSHKIHHFFNRIFFPAVDLNFL; encoded by the exons aTGCTACAGGGCAATTTAAATTCAGCACGATTTCCTAAACTCTCTCCACAGGACTCCGACGGGCAGCAAGACGATGGTTTGCAAGACGTCCCTTTATTCTATGTTTTAACTTATcagaa ATACGAGGGGGAAACCAGAGAAGGAGTGTTCCACGGGAGAGGAACTGCCAAGTTTAAAGGAGGACATTCTTACACG GGGGCGTTTTCCATGGGAGTTATGCACGGACAAGGTGTCTTTACGTGGGCCGACAAGGTGACGTACGAG GGAGAGTTTGTGCGCAACATGCCGATGGGCCAAGGGAAGTACGCTTGGCCAGACGGCAGCACTTATGAAGGGGACGTCTGGAATGGCGTCAGGCACGGCCATGGAGCTTACAAAAGCGGCAATGTGATGTACAAAGGGCAATGGAATCAGAGCAGAAGACACGGAAAG GGTACAGTGTATTATAACCAAGAAGAGACATCTTGGTACAAAGGCAACTGGGTGATGAATGAAAGAGTGGGATGGGGAGTGAGATG CTACCCTTCTggaaacattcattttggtGAGTGGAAGCAGAACTTGAGAAATGGAGAGGGCACCATGAGGTGGCTGAATCTGGGACAGCTCTACGTTGGGAACTGGCATGACGGAGTCCAG CAAGGCCACGGCACCCACGTGTGGCTCATGAAGCGAACGGAGCCCGGAGCGGAATTCCGTCCCAGCAATCAGTACACGGGGGATTTTTTCCATGGTAACAGGCATGGACCGGGAATCTTTTACTATGCCGGCGGGGCCATTTATGAAGGAGGATGGCAGGACAATAAGAAACATGGCAAG GGAAAAGTTACCCTCAAGGACGGCTATGTTTTTGAAGGACAATTCCTAAACGACAAGATGGTGTCTCCCTTTATGATTGCAAACCAAGCTCCTGTTCTACATG GTATGGGAGAATCTCTGGGACCAGACATGACAGTCAACATAGACTGCATCTTGGAGAAATTCCCAGAGAAAAACCGACACGTTGAGCACAAACAAGTCTGTTCCCACTTGGCAACCACGCCTTTGCATTGCGATCTAATTGTGATTTCTTTCCTGTGTTGCCATTCGGCGGTTCAGGTGAGGTTTTTACTGCTGAGGTACAAGACGGAGCTGAGATCCATCTATCGTTTCTACTGCCGACTGGGCAACCCTCAAATTCCGGGGGGCGCTTTCTTGCTGTCCCGCATGCAGCTATGGCGCTTATTCAAAGACTGTTACGTCCACCATCGCTGCGCCAGCATAGCAAAGCTCGACATTTACATTCGAG ATAATCCAGATCCAGCAGAGGTTCACTCCCCCTTCACTCCCATAATGCTCAGTCGCTTCCTTAGCTGCCTTGTGATCGTGGCCTACCACATCTACCACAAGGACTTGGAGGAAGAAAGGCCCTCCCTTGGAAACAAGCTCACAGT TACACCTAATTACATCCTGGCCGATTGCTTCTCCAAATTGCTGCTCGAGGACATTTTTCCAAACGCCAAGAACGTCAAAG GCTTCCTTTTTAAACCACCAGAACGAACAATTGTGGCTGTGGACTTCCTAACAAAATGCTGGAAGTTATATCAGACCTACTCCAAAGTCAACAAACCCCCCAGGGATGACAGAACCATGACAAACCGCCACATATTGTGGATATTTCAG GATCTCAACCTTTACGATACCGATTTGACCATCTCCAGGGTGATAGAGATCATCTCTGCAGAGACCCTCGATCCTAGCAATGTGTCTGCTTGCATGGAAATAGAg ATTGTTTTTCTGGAATTCTATGAGGTACTTCTTGGTTGTGGGGAGGTCAAGTGTCAGCAG ATGACCGGTCCTTACCCCAAGATCGGACCGTCACGATCTTCATCAG CACTAGCTCGTCAATGGCAACAAACGCTGGCCCAAGACCGTGAACTGGATGCATGGAGTCACAAAATCCATCACTTCTTCAACCGTATCTTCTTCCCCGCTGTTGACCTTAACTTTCTGTaa
- the rsph10b gene encoding radial spoke head 10 homolog B isoform X3: MLQGNLNSARFPKLSPQDSDGQQDDGLQDVPLFYVLTYQKYEGETREGVFHGRGTAKFKGGHSYTGAFSMGVMHGQGVFTWADKVTYEGEFVRNMPMGQGKYAWPDGSTYEGDVWNGVRHGHGAYKSGNVMYKGQWNQSRRHGKGTVYYNQEETSWYKGNWVMNERVGWGVRCYPSGNIHFGEWKQNLRNGEGTMRWLNLGQLYVGNWHDGVQQGHGTHVWLMKRTEPGAEFRPSNQYTGDFFHGNRHGPGIFYYAGGAIYEGGWQDNKKHGKGKVTLKDGYVFEGQFLNDKMVSPFMIANQAPVLHGMGESLGPDMTVNIDCILEKFPEKNRHVEHKQVRFLLLRYKTELRSIYRFYCRLGNPQIPGGAFLLSRMQLWRLFKDCYVHHRCASIAKLDIYIRDNPDPAEVHSPFTPIMLSRFLSCLVIVAYHIYHKDLEEERPSLGNKLTVTPNYILADCFSKLLLEDIFPNAKNVKGFLFKPPERTIVAVDFLTKCWKLYQTYSKVNKPPRDDRTMTNRHILWIFQDLNLYDTDLTISRVIEIISAETLDPSNVSACMEIEIVFLEFYEVLLGCGEVKCQQMTGPYPKIGPSRSSSALARQWQQTLAQDRELDAWSHKIHHFFNRIFFPAVDLNFL; this comes from the exons aTGCTACAGGGCAATTTAAATTCAGCACGATTTCCTAAACTCTCTCCACAGGACTCCGACGGGCAGCAAGACGATGGTTTGCAAGACGTCCCTTTATTCTATGTTTTAACTTATcagaa ATACGAGGGGGAAACCAGAGAAGGAGTGTTCCACGGGAGAGGAACTGCCAAGTTTAAAGGAGGACATTCTTACACG GGGGCGTTTTCCATGGGAGTTATGCACGGACAAGGTGTCTTTACGTGGGCCGACAAGGTGACGTACGAG GGAGAGTTTGTGCGCAACATGCCGATGGGCCAAGGGAAGTACGCTTGGCCAGACGGCAGCACTTATGAAGGGGACGTCTGGAATGGCGTCAGGCACGGCCATGGAGCTTACAAAAGCGGCAATGTGATGTACAAAGGGCAATGGAATCAGAGCAGAAGACACGGAAAG GGTACAGTGTATTATAACCAAGAAGAGACATCTTGGTACAAAGGCAACTGGGTGATGAATGAAAGAGTGGGATGGGGAGTGAGATG CTACCCTTCTggaaacattcattttggtGAGTGGAAGCAGAACTTGAGAAATGGAGAGGGCACCATGAGGTGGCTGAATCTGGGACAGCTCTACGTTGGGAACTGGCATGACGGAGTCCAG CAAGGCCACGGCACCCACGTGTGGCTCATGAAGCGAACGGAGCCCGGAGCGGAATTCCGTCCCAGCAATCAGTACACGGGGGATTTTTTCCATGGTAACAGGCATGGACCGGGAATCTTTTACTATGCCGGCGGGGCCATTTATGAAGGAGGATGGCAGGACAATAAGAAACATGGCAAG GGAAAAGTTACCCTCAAGGACGGCTATGTTTTTGAAGGACAATTCCTAAACGACAAGATGGTGTCTCCCTTTATGATTGCAAACCAAGCTCCTGTTCTACATG GTATGGGAGAATCTCTGGGACCAGACATGACAGTCAACATAGACTGCATCTTGGAGAAATTCCCAGAGAAAAACCGACACGTTGAGCACAAACAA GTGAGGTTTTTACTGCTGAGGTACAAGACGGAGCTGAGATCCATCTATCGTTTCTACTGCCGACTGGGCAACCCTCAAATTCCGGGGGGCGCTTTCTTGCTGTCCCGCATGCAGCTATGGCGCTTATTCAAAGACTGTTACGTCCACCATCGCTGCGCCAGCATAGCAAAGCTCGACATTTACATTCGAG ATAATCCAGATCCAGCAGAGGTTCACTCCCCCTTCACTCCCATAATGCTCAGTCGCTTCCTTAGCTGCCTTGTGATCGTGGCCTACCACATCTACCACAAGGACTTGGAGGAAGAAAGGCCCTCCCTTGGAAACAAGCTCACAGT TACACCTAATTACATCCTGGCCGATTGCTTCTCCAAATTGCTGCTCGAGGACATTTTTCCAAACGCCAAGAACGTCAAAG GCTTCCTTTTTAAACCACCAGAACGAACAATTGTGGCTGTGGACTTCCTAACAAAATGCTGGAAGTTATATCAGACCTACTCCAAAGTCAACAAACCCCCCAGGGATGACAGAACCATGACAAACCGCCACATATTGTGGATATTTCAG GATCTCAACCTTTACGATACCGATTTGACCATCTCCAGGGTGATAGAGATCATCTCTGCAGAGACCCTCGATCCTAGCAATGTGTCTGCTTGCATGGAAATAGAg ATTGTTTTTCTGGAATTCTATGAGGTACTTCTTGGTTGTGGGGAGGTCAAGTGTCAGCAG ATGACCGGTCCTTACCCCAAGATCGGACCGTCACGATCTTCATCAG CACTAGCTCGTCAATGGCAACAAACGCTGGCCCAAGACCGTGAACTGGATGCATGGAGTCACAAAATCCATCACTTCTTCAACCGTATCTTCTTCCCCGCTGTTGACCTTAACTTTCTGTaa
- the pms2 gene encoding mismatch repair endonuclease PMS2, with amino-acid sequence MEGIVDTSGSVLEKMTDTCSEPVGAIKAIDKHSVHQICSGQVVLTLATAVKELVENSLDAGATSIDVRLKEHGIDLVEVSDNGKGVDEANFEVLALKHHTSKLRDFTDLLHVETFGFRGEALSSLCALSDLSVVTCHRSCSVGTKLVFDRGGHLVERQPQARQQGTTVSLQQLFLTLPVRHGEFQRNIKKEFTKMVHVLHSYCLIATGVRITCSNQNGQGKRNTIVDTSGAQNMRNNIASIFGSKQLQNLLAFQHVPPDEKILEEYGLVKAELPEKLFSISGFVSQADHSVGRSATDRQFFFINKRPCDTQKVAKLVNGVYHMYNRHQYPFVALHIEVASECVDINVTPDKRQVFLQEEKLLLATLKSCLIRMFEGGVNKIRLNHSLIPSNATASKQAEENALETAANAEPLPEKTKSFVNLAGLKAAFSNHNFDSGVKSNTSKLTNNDRAQQTLTSFFTNTGKSAIPSPGVKSSKAGSSVGKSILDRFRFSCKANVPSSCDTSLPANFQNYQAYSPSLDTEEPIVKTEDLTQPETKFPEELRKSAWQNQPIADGERVSVSPDLKRARKEDLPYVLDAPVNVQKKTVLLNFSLKEMTGNIRRLQKEKEKQKASEELQYRRFRAKINPGESQRAEEELKKEISKDMFKEMEIVGQFNLGFIITKVNSDLFMIDQHAAEEKYNFEMLQQHTVLQGQKLIVPQKLHLTAINENTLLENMDIFRKNGFEFQVDEDAQMMERVKLVSLPTSKNWTFGPADIDELIFMLSDSPGVMCRPSRVRQMFASRACRKSVMIGTALSRSEMKKIVVRMGEIEQPWNCPHGRPTMRHLINLDMVSQG; translated from the exons ATGGAGGGAATCGTGGATACTTCCGGGAGCGTTTTGGAGAAGATGACTGACACTTG ttctGAACCTGTTGGGGCCATCAAGGCCATCGACAAACACTCGGTGCATCAAATTTGCTCAGGACAGGTGGTGCTTACCTTGGCAACTGCAGTGAAAGAACTGGTAGAAAACAGTCTTGATGCTGGGGCCACAAGTATTG ACGTCAGGCTGAAGGAACACGGAATAGACCTTGTGGAGGTTTCCGATAACGGAAAAGGTGTGGACGAGGCCAACTTTGAAGTCTTGG CGTTGAAACATCACACTTCGAAGTTGAGGGACTTCACCGATCTCCTCCACGTGGAGACGTTTGGCTTCAGAGGCGAAGCGCTCAGCTCTTTGTGCGCTTTGAG CGACCTGAGCGTGGTGACGTGCCACCGGTCCTGCTCGGTGGGGACCAAGCTGGTATTTGACCGCGGGGGCCACTTGGTGGAGCGGCAACCTCAGGCGAGGCAACAAGGCACCACGGTCAGCCTGCAGCAGCTTTTCCTGACGCTTCCTGTCAGACATGGGGAATTCCAGAGAAATATTAAAAAG GAGTTCACCAAAATGGTCCACGTTTTACATTCCTACTGCCTCATCGCCACGGGAGTGCGCATCACCTGCTCCAACCAAAACGGGCAAGGCAAGCGCAACACCATCGTCGATACGAGCGGCGCCCAGAATATGCGCAACAACATAGCGTCCATATTTGGATCTAAACAG CTACAGAACCTTTTAGCCTTTCAGCACGTACCTCCCGATGAGAAGATCTTGGAAGAATACGGACTTGTGAAGGCTGAACTCCCGGAAAAACTCTTTAG CATTTCAGGGTTTGTGTCTCAAGCGGACCACAGCGTGGGAAGAAGTGCCACGGATAGGCAATTCTTTTTTATTAACAAGCGACCGTGTGATACCCAAAAG GTAGCCAAACTTGTAAATGGGGTCTATCATATGTACAATAGACATCAGTATCCGTTTGTTGCCTTGCACATAGAAGTCGCCTCAG agtgcGTGGACATCAACGTCACCCCAGACAAGCGTCAGGTTTTCCTTCAGGAAGAGAAGCTATTACTAGCGACCCTAAAGTCTTGTCTCATTCGCATGTTTGAAGGTGGTGTCAATAAAATCAGGCTAAATCATAGTCTCATCCCCAGCAAtg CGACTGCATCTAAACAAGCTGAGGAGAACGCGTTAGAAACGGCAGCTAACGCAGAACCGCTGCCGGAGAAAACAAAGTCATTCGTGAATCTGGCTGGTCTAAAAGCGGCTTTTTCAAATCACAACTTCGACTCCGGTGTCAAATCCAACACGTCAAAACTCACCAATAATGACCGGGCGCAGCAAACCCTCACGTCTTTCTTCACAAACACTGGGAAAAGCGCCATCCCTTCTCCAGGCGTAAAATCTTCCAAGGCAGGCTCCTCAGTTGGGAAGTCAATACTCGACAGGTTCAGGTTCAGCTGCAAAGCCAACGTTCCATCCAGTTGTGACACCAGTTTACCGGCAAATTTTCAGAATTATCAAGCGTACTCACCTTCTTTGGACACAGAGGAACCCATCGTAAAAACGGAAGACTTGACGCAGCCGGAAACCAAATTCCCGGAGGAGCTCCGTAAATCCGCCTGGCAAAATCAACCGATCGCGGACGGTGAGCGCGTTTCCGTGAGTCCAGATCTGAAAAGAGCCAGGAAGGAGGACCTTCCCTACGTTCTGGATGCTCCAGTTAATGTGCAAAAGAAGACGGTGCTGCTGAACTTCTCCTTAAAAGAAATGACTGGAAATATTAGGAGGTTACAAAAGGAAAAGGAGAAGCAAAAAGCCAGCGAGGAGCTTCAGTACCGACGTTTTAGGGCCAAAATTAACCCGGGAGAAAGCCAGCGTGCAGAAGAGGAACTTAAGAAAGAGATCAG CAAAGATATGTTCAAAGAGATGGAGATTGTGGGCCAGTTTAATTTGGGTTTCATTATCACCAAAGTCAATTCAGACCTGTTCATGATCGACCAGCATGCCGCCGAGGAGAAATATAACTTTGAAATGCTACAGCAACACACAGTTCTCCAAGGGCAGAAACTTATTGT TCCTCAGAAACTTCACCTCACAGCGATCAACGAGAACACACTCTTGGAAAACATGGACATCTTCCGGAAAAATGGCTTTGAATTTCAAGTGGACGAGGACG CTCAAATGATGGAAAGGGTCAAACTGGTATCGTTGCCCACAAGTAAGAACTGGACTTTTGGTCCGGCGGATATCGACGAGCTGATTTTCATGCTGAGCGACAGCCCCGGAGTCATGTGTCGGCCATCGCGTGTCCGACAAATGTTCGCCTCGAGAGCTTGTCGGAAATCC GTGATGATTGGAACCGCTTTGAGTAGAAGTGAGATGAAGAAAATAGTGGTTCGCATGGGGGAGATTGAGCAGCCGTGGAACTGTCCTCATGGGAGACCCACCATGAGACACTTGATCAACCTGGACATGGTCTCGCAAGGCTGA